From Zea mays cultivar B73 chromosome 3, Zm-B73-REFERENCE-NAM-5.0, whole genome shotgun sequence:
GGGGGCTACTGCGGCGGCGCCTACGACCACCCCTTGTTCCACTCCTGCTGCCAGCGCTTCGCCGCCGAGCTCCCCGCCGTCGTGCTCTCAGTCCAGTACCGCCTCGCCCCGGAGCACCGCCTCCCCGCGGCGGTAGAGGACGGCGCGGCGTTCTTCTCCtggctgcgcgcgcaggcgcaggCGCAGCCTGCTGCACCGGGCGCCGCCGACCCGTGGCTCGCCGAATcggccgacttctcccggacgtTCGTGTCCGGCGGGTCGGCCGGCGCCAACCTGGCCCACCACATCGTGGTCCGGATCGCCTCTGGGCAGATCGCGCTCGGCGCCGCGGTGCGCGTCGCCGGGtatagggctggaaaaaaagctcgagctcgacgagctggctcgggctcgcggcagctcggctcggctcggaccggctcgacgctccgaacgagcccgagccgagcctgtttttctggctcgtgaaaagagcgagccagctcggctcggctcggtgcagctcgcgagctggctcgtggctcgacccaacaacaatttgttacatataatcttaattagcatataatattaatatcgagtagacaattaatttatgttatttgaaattactatacaaaaataatctattttatatattatattagtgatatatctattttactaatttaaaatatgttatttaaaatatttttaagattttatattataatttagagagtagatttaattttatgcctaggctcgttggctcggcgagccggctcgcgagccaggagcgagccgagccgagccgctttTTCGAGCTCGTGAGatgggcgagccgagccgagctcggctcgttaCACGAGCGAGCCGcagcgagccgagctcggctcggctcgtgccGTCCTCTTCTCCGCATTCTTTGGCAGCGTCGAGCGCGTGGCGACGGAGTCCGATCCCCCGGCCGGCGTGTACCTGACGGTGGAAACGATTGACCAGCTCTGGCGCATGGCGCTGCCGGTGGGGGCCATCCGGGACCACCCGCTGGCGAACCCGTTCGGCCCGGGCAGCCCGAGCCTGGaaccgctgccgctgccgccggcGCTCGTCGTGGCGCCCGAGCGCGACGTGCTGCACGGCCACGTGTGGCGCTACGCCGCCAGGCTCAGGGAGATGGGGAAGCCCGTGGAGCTCGCCGAGTTCGCGGGAGAAGGGCATGGCTTCTCTGTCGGACCGTGGAGCGAGGCGAGGGATGAGCTGATGCGAATCTTGAAGCGCTTCGTGAACCAGGGCGCTGCTCTCGGCTGAGGTGAATTTGTCGCTATTGCCTTAGGCTGAGTCCAGTGCACAGCCTCTCtctcgcccctgccacgtcagctctcGCCTCCACTCTCACTTCTGCTGCTCCAGTGCACAGGCTGTAGCAGGCTATAGCCTCAGCCCATAACCACATCAGCTTTTCTATTTCAGGATTAAATAATTCACACAGATTTATTTCAACGCTTACAAATCACacaacataatattttttattgaatTTAAAATTACAAAGTGTATAATAATTAAAAGAAAAGTACATGACAATTAAAAAATTACATAACAATTAATAGAAAATTACATAAATCTAATTATGACCTCCAACAGGTAGGGATATTTATAGATGGATTGGAAATGAAATTTGTGATTTTTTGCAattttttttttgaattttttggaCTCCAAACGGTAAAAAACGGCTAGTCCACGTGGCACACGTGGACCAATCACGTCGCGCCACCGCACTCTCGCCCGCCTCACTCTCGCCCCGTCAGTGCGTCGCCCCCCTCTCGCCTCCCTCTCGCCTCCCTCTCGCCCAGACGCGCGCGCCAACGCGGGCGAGAGCGGGGCGATATCGCCCGCTCTCGCCGGGCGTGAGTGCCGtcgccctctctctccctctcgcctgCCTATCGCCTCGCGCGGGGCGGTAGAGGGCCCTTCTCGCCTCCCTTCTAGCCCCCATTGGCACCAGCCTTAGTCCAGCTCGCAGTTGACACGTCGCAATAAGAACCTGTACCTGGAATGGACAGTGATGTTCACATTTATCGTTTTTTTCTCCCTCATATATAATTGATGAAACTTTCGTTTAGGAGGTTGTAAAAAATTAAATTTCTTTGAGGAAGGAGTAATTTAGAGGAATTTTAGCAGGTGTTCTGTCGTGGTGTTCTGTCGTTTCTTGTGTCTTTAAACAGATTGGGAATTGGAGGCTGTTTGATAGGGCTCCAAAGCAAAATTTAAAGAGTCGACAGACGGCAGCTAAACAATTTAACTTCAGGGTTTCAAACTTCATAGATTTTTAAGTGGTATAGTATAATTTTTTAGAGTATCTCATTTGCTACTCCAATTTTTTTTTGAAAGGAAGGGGTAAAAGACTTGCCGCTCCGATATATATTAGATTAGAGAAGAAAGAAAGGGAGAATACAAAACCCAAGCAACTGGAGGGAAGAAACAAAGcaaaaaaaaaaataaaataaaaagagtCAAAAGGAAtttaaaaagaaaacaaaaaaccacTAGTCCAGACCAACAAGACCTCAGCTACTAGCAATATCCTTGACTGCAAGAGCCACTTGTTCTACGCTTCTATGCTGACTTTGAAAAATTCTGTTATTTCTTTCCAGCCATGAATTCCACCAAAAATAAATTAGCAGGTCGTCGAAGCATCTTCTTGACTGTCTGTTGCAAAGGCTACGCAGACCCGTCCACCAATCATACAGAGATGTGGAACTGGGAATCCCAATCAGGAAAGGAAGGTTGGCCCAAGACAACACTTTGTTCCACACCTCTCTACTAAAGGGGCAATCCTTGCATAAGTGGAGAATTGTTTCTGGGGCCGAGTTGCAGAGACAACATATTGGGTTGCAAGGCCAACCCCTTTTATGAAGGTTATCGGCCGTTAGGATTCTCTTATGTAGTAGTGTCCAAGCAAAAAAGCGGCACTTCGGTTCCACCTTAGCCTTCCAAATCGGACAGAGATTCATTTTACTGTAATTGGATGAGAATTGGATTTTGTATGCACTGCTTGCACTGTACTGCCCATCTGCTGACCATCTCCAAGTAATGGTGTCCTCCAAACCATTAAGCTCCTGCATGTTACCTATGGCCTGCCATAGAGAGACGAACTCTCTAAGCTCATCCTCACCCGTGTATGGGGAGCATAATCGTATCCAATTGTTGTTAGTGAGCACTTTGTCAACCGTGATGTTCTTCCTCTTTGTCTTCTTGAATAgtgatggtgtaatgttcttagggGCTTGACCTCGGATCCAGCTAGATTTCCATTGCCAACCGTCACAGATGTGGAAGCATTAAAGAGATCTTCATCAGTTTTGTCACAAGGAACCTTCATGGCAGTCCACGCTCTGTCTTTGCTCTTCCATCGCAGCCATAGCCATCTTAGTCTTAACCCCCTCGCAAAACGATCAAGATCCAGAATTCCAAGACCCCCCTTGCTCTTTGGGAGGCAAGTTGTGGGCCAGTTGATAAGGCAGTGACCCCCGGTGCAAGCCTCTGGATTGCTCCCTTTCCACAGGAAGTTTCTTCTCATTTTGTCAATTGTTTGCAGCAGCCATTTTTGAGGTGGAAAATCGTTAGGTGGTAGATTGGCTGTGCGGATAGCACCGATTTTACTAGAGTTTCCCTACCAGCCTTGGACAACAGTTTGTCTTTCCAACCAGCCAACCTGTTATTAATTTTTTCAATTAGTGGTTGGAGATCAATCCTTTTTACGTTCCTGTAATGAAGGGGTAACCCAAGGTACTTCCTGGGTAGGCTAGTGTATTTTCCAGGAAACACATCCATTAGCGTTGGCCATAATGATGCTGGATATCGAATTGGGAAAATTTCTGTTTTGTCATAGTTGATCTTTAGGCCTGAACACCCCTCGAACGCGTTGAGAATCCCTTTCAGCACCTCCAAGTCTGATTTGTCAGCTCTAACAAACACACCCGCATCATCCGCGTAGAGAGAGCACCAAAGCTTAGCCCCTCTAGGCAGCACCTGTCCAAGCAGTCCATCTTCAGCGGCCTTCTCAATCATCCGATGCAGCGGGTCCATCGCTAAAATGAAAAAGAAGGGAGATAGAGGGTCCCCTTGTCGCACCCCACGCCTGTGTTTGATTGCATATGAACGTTTCCCATTTATAATTATTCTTGAGGAGGATGATCCCAGGATTTCAGCTACCCAATTGCGCCATTTCTGGGAGAACCCGCAGGCCTTTAACACATCCAGGAGATATGCCCAATTTAGGGTGTCGAAAGCTTTAGAGATGTCGAGCTTGACAAATAGAGTTGGATTACCTTTTTTATGCAGATTCATGATCACCCTTTGCACATATAGAAAGTTGTCATGGATTGACCGGTTCTGGATGAAGGCGTTCTGAGCGTTGGAGATAATTTTGTTCATTCTTGGAGCAAGCCTATTTGCCATGATTTTTGTTATAATTTTCATGAAGCTATTGATCAGGCTGATCGGCCTAAACCTATCAATTCTGTCAGCATTTTCCCCCTTTGGTATGAGGATGATGTTTGCTTCATTGACCAGATGCAGGCTTTTGGATCTATGTTGGAAAAAATCATTTATTGCCATGGAAAGGTCGTTTTTGATCAACTCGAAGCAGCATTTGTAGAACAACCCAATGAACCCATCCGGCTCGGGGGCCTTTTCAGATTGAAGCCCCATCACCACTTCCTTGATTTCACTGTCATCAATCAAGTTGTCTAGCTCAGATAACTCAAAAGGAGCATACCCCGGATGGTCCCAACAAACAGCACTGCTCCTCCTTCCTGTCGTGCCTAGTATCTGGCCGAAGTGATGATGTACCTCGTTCATTTTGTCTTCGTTCTGGGGCCGAGTTGCAGAGACAACATATTGGGTTGCAAGGCCAACCCCTTTTATGAAGGTTATCGGCCGTTAGGATTCTCTTATGTAGTAATGTCCAAGCAAAAAAGCGGCACTTCGGTTCCACCTTAGCCTTCCAAATCGGACAGAGATTCATTTTACTGTAATTGGATGAGAATTGGATTTTGTATGCACTGCTTGCACTGTACTGCCCATCTGCTGACCATCTCCAAGTAATGGTGTCCTCCAAACCATTAAGCTCCTGCATGTTACCTATGGCCTGCCATAGAGAGACGAACTCTCTAAGCTCATCCTCACCCGTGTATGGGGAGCATAATCGTATCCAATTGTTGTTAGTGAGCACTTTGTCAACCGTGATGTTCTTCCTCTTTGTCTTCTTGAATAgtgatggtgtaatgttcttagggGCTTGACCTCGGATCCAGCTAGATTTCCATTGCCAACCGTCACAGATGTGGAAGCATTAAAGAGATCTTCATCAGTTTTGTCACAAGGAACCTTCATGGCAGTCCACGCTCTGTCTTTGCTCTTCCATCGCAGCCATAGCCATCTTAGTCTTAACCCCCTCGCAAAACGATCAAGATCCAGAATTCCAAGACCCCCCTTGCTCTTTGGGAGGCAAGTTGTGGGCCAGTTGATAAGGCAGTGACCCCCGGTGCAAGCCTCTGGATTGCTCCCTTTCCACAGGAAGTTTCTTCTCATTTTGTCAATTGTTTGCAGCAGCCATTTTTGAGGTGGAAAATCGTTAGGTGGTAGATTGGCTGTGCGGATAGCACCGATTTTACTAGAGTTTCCCTACCAGCCTTGGACAACAGTTTGTCTTTCCAACCAGCCAACCTGTTATTAATTTTTTCAATTAGTGGTTGGAGATCAATCCTTTTTACGTTCCTGTAATGAAGGGGTAACCCAAGGTACTTCCTGGGTAGGCTAGTGTATTTTCCAGGAAACACATCCATTAGCGTTGGCCATAATGATGCTGGATATCGAATTGGGAAAATTTCTGTTTTGTCATAGTTGATCTTTAGGCCTGAACACCCCTCGAACGCGTTGAGAATCCCTTTCAGCACCTCCAAGTCTGATTTGTCAGCTCTAACAAACACACCCGCATCATCCGCGTAGAGAGAGCACCGAAGCTTAGCCCCTCTAGGCAGCACCTGTCCAAGCAGTCCATCTTCAGCGGCCTTCTCAATCATCCGATGCAGCGGGTCCATCACTAAAATGAAAAAGAAGGGAGATAGAGGGTCCCCTTGTCGCACCCCACGCCTGTGTTTGATTGCATATGAACGTTTCCCATTTATAATTATTCTTGAGGAGGATGATCCCAGGATTTCAGCTACCCAATTGCGCCATTTCTGGGAGAACCCGCAGGCCTTTAACACATCCAGGAGATATGCCCAATTTAGGGTGTCGAAAGCTTTAGAGATGTCGAGCTTGACAAATAGAGTTGGATTACCTTTTTTATGCAGATTCATGATCACCCTTTGCACATATAGAAAGTTGTCATGGATTGACCGGTTCTGGATGAAGGCGTTCTGAGCGTTGGAGATAATTTTGTTCATTCTTGGAGCAAGCCTATTTGCCATGATTTTTGTTATAATTTTCATGAAGCTATTGATCAGGCTGATCGGCCTAAACCTATCAATTCTGTCAGCATTTTCCCCCTTTGGTATGAGGATGATGTTTGCTTCATTGACCAGATGCAGGCTTTTGGATCTATGTTGGAAAAAATCATTTATTGCCATGGAAAGGTCGTTTTTGATCAACTCGAAGCAGCATTTGTAGAACAACCCAATGAACCCATCCGGCTCGGGGGCCTTTTCAGATTGAAGCCCCATCACCACTTCCTTGATTTCACTGTCATCAATCAAGTTGTCTAGCTCAGATAACTCAAAAGGAGCATACCCCGGATGGTCCCAACAAACAGCACTGCTCCTCCTTCCTGTCGTGCCTAGTATCTGGCCGAAGTGATGATGTACCTCGTTCATTTTGTCTTCGTGACTCATCAACAGTGTGCCATCTCGAATTAGCGATCTGATTAAATTTTTCCGTCTTATGTTATTGGCCGCTAAGTGAAAGAACTTAGTGTTAGCATCGCCCAACCGCATCCAAGTAAGTCTGGAAGGTTGTCTTGCACGTGACCTCTGAGCGGAGGCAATATCCAGAATCTTGATTTTAAGAGTCCTTCTGAATTCCAATTCTTCGAAGGAGAGTTGTCTAATCTCTTGTGCTTTCTCCAGAACAGTGAGGATGATCTGAATGATAGCCATCTGCACTTTGAAGTTGCCAACTGTATTGCGTCTCCAGGCCAAAAGAGCCTTGGCCGAGCGAGTCATCTTTACGTGAAGTCGAAGGATGGCATCGTCAGTGTTTACTATAGAATTCCATGCTTGATGGACTACCTCGTTGAACCCCCTCAATCTGTGGCCAGAAAGATTCGAATCTGAAC
This genomic window contains:
- the LOC103649745 gene encoding probable carboxylesterase 15 codes for the protein MSGSTAPPHVVEDFLGVIQIFSDGSIVRGDESTIMPAGPCPDVPGVQWKDAVYEATRGLKVRVYKPPPTPGGGNQGKLPVLVYFYGGGYCGGAYDHPLFHSCCQRFAAELPAVVLSVQYRLAPEHRLPAAVEDGAAFFSWLRAQAQAQPAAPGAADPWLAESADFSRTFVSGGSAGANLAHHIVVRIASGQIALGAAVRVAGYRAGKKARARRAGSGSRQLGSARTGSTLRTSPSRACFSGS
- the LOC118476634 gene encoding probable carboxylesterase 15, which codes for PSSARYTSEPQRAELGSARAVLFSAFFGSVERVATESDPPAGVYLTVETIDQLWRMALPVGAIRDHPLANPFGPGSPSLEPLPLPPALVVAPERDVLHGHVWRYAARLREMGKPVELAEFAGEGHGFSVGPWSEARDELMRILKRFVNQGAALG